The genomic DNA GCCGCGATGACGTTGGGCGATGCCAGGACAAATCGAATCGGGCGGCCCGCAGCGAAACCGAGGGCGCGCTCACAGTCGACGTCGCATGGATTCGACGTCGCGACGACAAGCGTATCGTCCTCGATGGTCAGCGGCAGCACGCCGAACTGTCTCGCCCATCGTTCCGGCACAAGCTCGAGCGCTTGCGTGCTCACGCGTCGCAGGTCGGCGATCGGAGCGTGAAAGTGTCTCGCGATCTCGAGGAGAAGCTCGTTCTCGGACAGCAGTCCACGCTCGACGATCAGCTCCCAGATGCTTTCCGCAGTCTCGTTCTCGAGCAGCTCGACTACGTCTACGCCGAGACGTTTCGACACGGCGGGGACAAGCCAACGATCGCGCGCTGCGACCGTCGAAGTTGGTGAGCTGGCTGACATGCCAGCAGAATGCCTCTAGGCGTCTGGAGACGCGGCATCGTTGCGCCGCACGGAGTAGCACTTTCGTGTGTGCGTCGTCTAGAGAACACTCCAGAACTCCGGATTGACGTCGAAGGCGAAGAGCCAGCGTCCCGTTCGGAGGCCGCGCGACACGTCGAAGCGAACCAGCTCGAAGAACGTCAGCAGACCCGCGCCGAGCGCGGTGTAGCCGCCAGGAGCGGTCGTCAACAGCTGTCCGTCGCGCTGAACCGTGGCTCGGCGGCCGGCGATGCCGGCGAACTCAACATACGGAGCGAACGTCGCCGACGCCGGAATCCTTCCGAAGCGGCCAAGCGGAACCGCGATGAACGGAATCGGCGATCGCCACTCGAGACGCTGGCTCCACCCACCGCGCCCCACCAGTTGATGAAAATCGTAACCTGGTGCGCTCACCGGTCCGCCGAGGTAGAAGAGCTCCTGCGAGGGAATGACGTCGTGCTGGCCACCAACGGCACCGGCAATGGTGTGGAGTACCAGGCGCTGGCTGCCGAAGGGCCGCTCGAGGTCGGCGACGAGCGAGCCGCGCAGCGTCGTGTAGGTCAGCGGGCAGGCATCGAAGCCAGAGCAGGGTGCGGCAGAGTCACCGTCGGCCTTGAGCGCTCGCAGCTCGACGAGCGTGCGGAGCTCGGTCCCAAAAACCCAGAGCGATGTCGGCCGCTCGCGGCGAATCGTCATTCGCGCATAACGAGACGATGGGACACCGACGAGGCCGAAGAAATTCCCCGTGACAGGGGCGTCGTGAATCGCGAGCGTCGTCGGGCGCTCGATGGCCACTTCGACCGTCCATGCGGGCTCTCCCGCCGGCGCATTCTGCAGGGTGAGGCCACCGCCCTCTATCCCATACGGATCGGAGTAATCGCTACCAAACTCCTGGGCGGCGATGCTGTTTACCGCGCGCGAACGTTCGGGCTCCTCGCCCAAGTCACGAAAGTCGCGCTGGCCGAATGCGCGGATCGAAAGTCCCGCACCGTTCTGCCATTCGAGGCGCGCTTGCCATTTGACAACCTGGTCATCGATTCCATAACGCAAGCGACCAGCTACGCTCACACCGCCGCCAATGCCTTGCGTGAGTCCGCCACCGAGTGCGAGCCCCTCGACGCGATCGACGCGCGCAAAATCGGATACTCCGCGAGCCGACAGCGCCAGCGTCCGCGCTCGCTGCAGCGCGCGTTGTCGTACGAGAGCGCGCGCCTCCTCCTGAACGCGACGCACGTCTGCGTCGGTCACTGCGCGAACGTCTGGCGGGAGCGAATCGAGCACCCGTGGCGTTGACCACGCGTGGCGCTGCTGCTCGGACGCCGGCGCTTGAACGATTTCCGGACCGCCGAAGATGCTGTACGGAACGCCTTTGTTGATCTGATAGTCGCCAATTTCCCAACGTCCGCGGATGATGCCTCGCACGGGATAGTCGAGCCACGTGCCAGTGCGACGAATCTCGATCTCCTGGCGCGACGGAAGCCAGAAACGCGTCCCGACGAGGCGGTTCTCGAGCACGATCGAGACGTCCTCCAGCTGCTTGTCGAGGAGCGCGGCACGCGTGAAGCTGAGCGCCATACGGACGACTTGTCCCTCGGTCCGATCGATGTAGACCGCACCGACGACGCGTGGCTGCCGGTCATCCTTGGGGCGCACGCCGACTTCGTACACGTTGACGGTTCGTCCGGGCAGCTGGATGCGCAAGCTGTCTTTGATCGCGAAGTCGTAAAGCTCGAGGCCCGCCGGCGAGAGCGGGTGCGGGACGTCGCGCACTTCATCTCCTTCGCCAAGCCGGATGATGTTTGGAAAGTTGTTCTGGACGATGCCGAGGTGGTCGCGGTGATAGGCGATGTCCGTCGGCAGGAGCAACGTGTCTCGGCGTCCGACAATTCGCTGCTTGCTGAGACCGGGCGCGCGCCAGTAGACTTCCAGCGCCAGCTCATCAGCCTTGACGATTCGCGGCGGCTCGGTGAAGCCCTGTCCGACCTGCGCGAGAAAAGTGAGATAGCCGTGGGCGTCGGCACGATAGTCGGTAAGGCCGGTGTCGGCGAGTTGCGCCGCGCGAAGTCGTGTGGCAAGCTCCACGAGCGCTCGCGTCGTTGAATCGTTCCAAACCAATTGCGCGACCGTCACCCGAGGGGCGCTCAATGCGATTAGCATCGCAGCGACGCGCACCGCGATGGGAACAATCACCCTCGATGGTTTTTTCGGTGTCAAACGCAGCATGATTCGTGAATCTCGCCAGCGGGATATTCAGCAGCAACGGATGACAGGGCAGTTGCCATGACATTCGCTGCGTTTCGCGAGCTCGCACACGACGCGACAAGAGGTAGCACGGCGGCGCTCGTTCCGGTTTGGCGCGATTACCTGCTCGACACCGAGACACCGGTCGCCGTGTTCGCGAAGCTGCGCGAACCGCCGTTCGCGTTTCTGCTCGAGTCCGCACCAGCCGGTGGCGAGACGTGGGCGCGTTACACGTTCCTCGGCACTGCGCCGCGAAGCGCTTGGCGCCTGCGAGATGGCGTCGTCGAAGACTGGACGCCCGATCACGGCTGGCACGGTGCGCGGTGTCCCACGGATCCGCTCGCGGATCTCGACATGCTTCTGCGTCGCTATGAACCGGCCAAGCTACCAGAGCTGGGCGAGTTCTGGAGCGGCGCCGTCGGATTTTTCGGCTACGACGTGGTGCGGTATATCGAGCGATTGCCAAAGCCGCCTTCGCGAGCGCCATCGCTGGCCGACATTCCCGACGCGTTGTTCGTCTTCACGAGTGCACTCGTGATCATCGACAATCTGCGAGGACAGGCACGCATTGTCGTCGGCGTGCCAATCGATGCCGGGATGAGCGAGGCGGCGCTGCGCCGCGCCCACGAGGAAGCCGAAGCCGAGATCGCGACGACGATCGCACGTATCCGAAAGCCATCGACGTTGCAGGCGGTGGACTTTCCGCTGTCGGCTGAACCGACGGCGGGAAACTCCAACTTCCAGCGCGAGAAATTCCTCGCCGACGTCAACCGCATCAAGGAGTACATCGTCGCCGGCGACGCATTTCAGGTGCTCCTTGCTCGGCGCATCGACGTACCACACGACTTCTCGTCGGCATCGCTCTACCGCGCACTGCGAGCACTCAATCCGTCGCCTTACATGTATCACCTCGTGCTCGACGGTCTGGAGATCGTCGGTAGCTCGCCGGAGCTGCTCGTGCGCGTCGAGCGCAGACGCGTCACGGTGCGTCCGATCGCTGGCACGCGGCCACGTGGCAAGACGGCCGAGGAGGATGACGCACTCATCGCCGAGCTTCGGTCCGATGAGAAGGAGCGGGCAGAACACGTGATGCTCGTCGATCTCGGCCGCAACGACGTCGGCCGTATAGCGAAGTACGGCTCGGTGGAGGTGACGGAACTCATGATTGTCGAGCGGTACTCGCATGTGTTCCATCTCGTGAGTCAGGTCGAGGGTGAGCTGCGCGAGGGACTCACGGCGATGGACGCACTGCGCGCGACCTTCCCCGCCGGCACGATGACCGGAGCGCCCAAGGTACGCGCGATGGAGATCATCGACGAGCTCGAGCCGGAGCGGCGAGCTGCGTACGCGGGTGCGATCGGCTACATCGCGGCTGGCGCGCAGCGCATGGATCTCGCGATCACCATACGCACTTGTGTAATCGCGAATGGGATTGCATCGGTGCAGGCAGGCGCCGGCATCGTCCACGACTCGGTACCGGAGCGGGAGTGGGAGGAGACGGAGAACAAGGCCCGAGCGCTTCTCACGGCGATTGGGCGCGTTCGCGATAGTTCGCGGCGCGACGTCGATAGCGCACAACGCGAGCGGACCGAATCCACACGTGCGTCGTCTCGTGTGTCGACGTCTGTGTGACCACGACCCCCGCACTGACAGTCTTGAGCTAGGCGAGGCTTGCCCGGCGATTCATATTCCAGCGGCGATTATCAGGATTCATGCGGTACAGGCTGACAAGCACTGACGGTCTTCAACAACACGAGCTGCGCGCGGGTGTGCAGCTCGTCGTCGGTCGCGCGCCATCCAGCGACATTGCGATCTTCGATCCGACGATCTCGCGCCGGCACGCCGAGCTGCTCGTGGACGACGCTGGATTGCGCGTACGCGATCTCGGTTCGAGCAACGGCACGTTTCGAAATGGGGAGCGCCTCGAGGACCAGGACTTGGTGAAGCTCGAGCCGGGCGACACCGTGACCTTCGGCAAGGTGGCATTCCGCGTTCAGCCGACTGGCCCGACCACTGTGCATTCACCCTCCGGCGGATTCACGTCGCCAGCCGAGGAGGGTAACAACGGGCACCCTCGACAGTCGGCGACGATCGTGCGCCAATTGCCGGTGCGTGACTCGCAGGGACTCGTCGGACTCGGCACGAGCGATCCACGCATCAATACCGCGCCCAACGCCGCCGCCTCGCTGAGCGAAGACAAGAGTCAGCAGAAGCTAGCAACGCTGCTCGAGGTGTCGAAAGGATTGGGGAAGTCGGTGGACATCGACGCGCTGCTCGAGAAGATCGTGCGGTATGCGTATCAGATTCTCGAGGTCGATCGCGTCGCGATCGCGCTCTGTGAGGATGGCCAGGAACTCGTGCCGAAGATTGCGCGCGACAAGCGCGGCAGTGAGCAGCCACGCGCCGTACCGCAGTCGATTGCCCGGAAGGTGGTGGAAGACAAGGTGGCCATTCTCTCGGACAACGCTGGTGAGGACGCGCGCTTCGGTGGGCAATCCATCTTGATGCAGCAGATTCGGAGCGCCATCTGCTGTCCGCTCGTCGGAAGCGAGGATCGCGTGCTCGGCGTGCTGTACGTCGACAACGTGACGACGACGCATCGTTTCAGCGAGCACGATCTCGAGTACCTCATTGCTTTCGCCGGTATCGCCGCGGCAGGCATCGAGAATCAGCAGTACGCGCAGCGTATCCAGAAAGAGATGCTTGCTCGCGAGAATCTCACCCGGTACTTCGCGCCGCGAGTCGCAGAGCGAATCGCGAGCTCTCGTGAGGCGGCGCGGTTAGGCGGCGAGAAGCGTCCCGTCGCGGTGTTATTCAGTGATATTCGCGGCTTCACGCCGTTGTCGGAGACGATGAACCCGGACGACATGGCGAGCTTGTTGAGCGAATACTTCACGGAAATGGTCGAGTGCGTGTTCCGGCACGATGGCACACTCGACAAGTTCATGGGCGACGCCGTCATGGCGCAGTGGGGCGCGCCGATCGGCGGTGAAGACGACGCCGACCGAGCGCTCCAGGCGGCGGTGGACATGATGCGGGCGCTCAAGAAGCTCAACGCGAAGTGGCGCACGGAGGGCCGGCCGCAACTTCAGCACGGCATTGCCGTCAACTATGGCGAGGCGTTTGCCGGCAACATCGGATCGGAGCGACGGCTCGAGTTCACGGTCATCGGCGACACGGTGAACACGGCGTATCGTCTGTGCTCCGCGGCCGAAGCGGGGCAGATCCTCATCACCGAAGAGATGCGCCAAGCACTGGCCAAACCGCCACGTTTGGCCGCGTGCCCGCCGATGGAGTTGAAGGGAAAGAGCCAGCCGATTCCGGTCTACTGCGTGGTCCTTTGAGCCGACTCGCTTCGGGCGCGGCGCCCGATGGCTATGAGCGCGACGAGGTGCGTGGCACCATCATCGTTGCGCAGCGCGAACAGCTGGGCGCCGTACGCACCGCCCTCGAGTCGGGGTCGCTCTACGAGTACGCGGCGCAGCACCAGGAGGCTCGGTCGCTCTCCGGCCGCGGCGTTGCCTACGCCGCGCCGCTTCCCGGCGGCGGGCGGGTGGTCGTTAGGCACAACCGCCACGGTGGGTTGCTCGCGCCCCTCACCAGAGATTGGTTCGTCCTACCGACGCGAGCGCCCTACGAGTTGGACACGTCGCTACGGCTGCTCTCGCTCGGTATCCCGACACCCGAGATCGTCGCTTACGTCGTGTACCGCGCGGGTCCGCTTCTCCGACGGAGCGACGTGGCGTCACGCGAGATACATGAGAGCACGGATCTCGCGAACGTGCTCACGACGAGCACGGCCGGCGAACGACGGGCGGCACTGGAAAGCGTTGCCGGCCTCATTGGCCTCATCTCGGCGTGCGGCGTACGACATCACGACTTGAACGTCAAGAACGTTCTCCTCGCCCGCGACGCGGCGCGCGGAGATTCACTGGTTGCATTCGTGCTCGATGTGGATCGCGTGGAGTTCGGCCGGCCGGGCGATAGCCGAATCACCGAACGAAATCTCGATCGATTCATGCGCTCGGCGCGAAAGTGGCGCGAGCTTCATGGCGCGCGAATCGAAGAGGCAGAGCTCGTTCGAGTGGCCGCTTCGGTGAGACGCTTCGTTTCGTCGCGGCCGTCGAGTGGCGCGCGCGTGATGACGCGGTCATAGACGGCCAGCGTTCGTGCAGCCATTCGTTCGACCGAAAACTCGGCGGCACGCGCGCGTGCCGCCGCACCGAGCCGCTGCGCGAGAGAGCGGTCGATGAGCAACTTTGCAATGTTTTCACCGAGCGCTCGGGCATCGCTGACGGGCGCGAGTAGGCCGGTGACGTCGTGTTCGACGACATCCGGAATGCCGCCAGCGCGGGTCGCGGCGATCGGTTTACCGAGCAGGAGCGCGTCGAGCAGAACGGACCCCAATCCCTCCTCACGTGAGCTGAGCACGGCGACATCGGCGGCGGCGAGCAATCCGTCGGCGTCGCTACGATAGCCGGCAACGTGAAGGACGCCAGTGAGCCCGAGCGCGCGTATCGTGTTCTCGACCGACATGCGGAGCTCGCCCTCGCCGACGAGCAACGCCTGAATCGTTGGGACGCGCTCGCGCCCGGCGGCGATGGCACGAACGAAGTT from Gemmatimonadaceae bacterium includes the following:
- the trpE gene encoding anthranilate synthase component I; translated protein: MTFAAFRELAHDATRGSTAALVPVWRDYLLDTETPVAVFAKLREPPFAFLLESAPAGGETWARYTFLGTAPRSAWRLRDGVVEDWTPDHGWHGARCPTDPLADLDMLLRRYEPAKLPELGEFWSGAVGFFGYDVVRYIERLPKPPSRAPSLADIPDALFVFTSALVIIDNLRGQARIVVGVPIDAGMSEAALRRAHEEAEAEIATTIARIRKPSTLQAVDFPLSAEPTAGNSNFQREKFLADVNRIKEYIVAGDAFQVLLARRIDVPHDFSSASLYRALRALNPSPYMYHLVLDGLEIVGSSPELLVRVERRRVTVRPIAGTRPRGKTAEEDDALIAELRSDEKERAEHVMLVDLGRNDVGRIAKYGSVEVTELMIVERYSHVFHLVSQVEGELREGLTAMDALRATFPAGTMTGAPKVRAMEIIDELEPERRAAYAGAIGYIAAGAQRMDLAITIRTCVIANGIASVQAGAGIVHDSVPEREWEETENKARALLTAIGRVRDSSRRDVDSAQRERTESTRASSRVSTSV
- a CDS encoding adenylate/guanylate cyclase domain-containing protein — encoded protein: MRYRLTSTDGLQQHELRAGVQLVVGRAPSSDIAIFDPTISRRHAELLVDDAGLRVRDLGSSNGTFRNGERLEDQDLVKLEPGDTVTFGKVAFRVQPTGPTTVHSPSGGFTSPAEEGNNGHPRQSATIVRQLPVRDSQGLVGLGTSDPRINTAPNAAASLSEDKSQQKLATLLEVSKGLGKSVDIDALLEKIVRYAYQILEVDRVAIALCEDGQELVPKIARDKRGSEQPRAVPQSIARKVVEDKVAILSDNAGEDARFGGQSILMQQIRSAICCPLVGSEDRVLGVLYVDNVTTTHRFSEHDLEYLIAFAGIAAAGIENQQYAQRIQKEMLARENLTRYFAPRVAERIASSREAARLGGEKRPVAVLFSDIRGFTPLSETMNPDDMASLLSEYFTEMVECVFRHDGTLDKFMGDAVMAQWGAPIGGEDDADRALQAAVDMMRALKKLNAKWRTEGRPQLQHGIAVNYGEAFAGNIGSERRLEFTVIGDTVNTAYRLCSAAEAGQILITEEMRQALAKPPRLAACPPMELKGKSQPIPVYCVVL
- a CDS encoding lipopolysaccharide kinase InaA family protein yields the protein MSRLASGAAPDGYERDEVRGTIIVAQREQLGAVRTALESGSLYEYAAQHQEARSLSGRGVAYAAPLPGGGRVVVRHNRHGGLLAPLTRDWFVLPTRAPYELDTSLRLLSLGIPTPEIVAYVVYRAGPLLRRSDVASREIHESTDLANVLTTSTAGERRAALESVAGLIGLISACGVRHHDLNVKNVLLARDAARGDSLVAFVLDVDRVEFGRPGDSRITERNLDRFMRSARKWRELHGARIEEAELVRVAASVRRFVSSRPSSGARVMTRS